In Streptomyces sp. SLBN-118, the following are encoded in one genomic region:
- a CDS encoding LysR family transcriptional regulator has product MDPHLLHTYVTVARLSSFSAAARELGYTQSAVSQHIAALEHDLGMSLLNRRPVTPTRAGERLLEHAGSLLLRLDAARADLTRLAGEPATALTVVASPLAVRPETLAALPVSRATLRVQPREDIPAAVATGAADLGLVDGLAAPSDPLRLPDVAPLTATGVAEEPVAVVLPDGHPLARRRGLRLADLVDARWLDAPDAGLPLEQLRAATGAARGFRPALRYEGTDIRTLLALAAAGLGLTLLPHALAPADGALAVPLTEPRLVHRTELLHTGVLRGSAEGLAERMRSRI; this is encoded by the coding sequence ATGGACCCGCACCTCCTTCATACGTACGTCACCGTCGCCCGGCTGTCGTCGTTCTCAGCCGCCGCTCGCGAGCTGGGCTACACCCAGTCCGCCGTCTCCCAGCACATCGCCGCCCTCGAACACGACCTCGGGATGTCCCTGCTGAACCGCCGTCCGGTCACGCCGACCCGGGCGGGCGAGCGGCTGCTGGAGCACGCGGGCTCGCTGCTGCTTCGCCTCGACGCCGCCCGCGCCGACCTCACGCGCCTGGCGGGCGAACCGGCCACAGCACTGACCGTCGTCGCATCCCCGCTCGCCGTCCGGCCGGAGACCCTCGCCGCGCTGCCCGTCTCGCGCGCGACTCTGCGGGTGCAGCCCCGGGAGGACATACCGGCCGCCGTCGCGACAGGGGCCGCGGACCTGGGCCTCGTCGACGGCCTCGCCGCACCCAGCGACCCGTTGCGGCTTCCCGACGTCGCCCCGCTCACCGCCACGGGCGTGGCCGAGGAGCCCGTCGCCGTCGTGCTCCCCGACGGCCATCCGCTCGCCCGCCGACGCGGGCTGCGGCTCGCCGATCTCGTCGACGCCCGCTGGCTGGACGCGCCGGACGCCGGACTGCCGCTGGAGCAGCTGCGCGCGGCGACGGGCGCGGCGCGGGGCTTCAGGCCGGCTCTGCGGTACGAGGGCACGGACATCCGTACCCTCCTCGCCCTCGCGGCCGCCGGACTCGGTCTGACGCTGCTGCCGCACGCACTGGCCCCGGCGGACGGGGCCCTCGCCGTGCCGCTCACCGAACCCCGGCTCGTCCACCGGACCGAGCTGCTGCACACGGGCGTGCTGCGGGGCTCCGCCGAGGGCTTGGCCGAGCGCATGCGGAGCAGGATCTGA